In the genome of Croceimicrobium hydrocarbonivorans, one region contains:
- a CDS encoding RagB/SusD family nutrient uptake outer membrane protein: MKKSFSAILVAGGLLLSTGCEKILETPLQGTDLTEEEALQTKQDVLNVLQSCYDVTANVYNGRIQYLGELLSDNLAKPRSNEDLTEVFNHNTLFFNSTIGGIYADPYITAFRCNRILEIIDNFDFSTAERNEIVAEAKFLRAISQWEILRLFAQPYGFTSNNGHNGIIYKTRTFEEIVARSPVGVNYNEIIADLESALPNLRPSSDYYASQDAANGFLAKIHFQMGDYAQAAVYANAVIGSGRYSLGSSIDRFENDTVDVTEAIFSNTSRPEFGDFRSSGFGNYRSDLASPPEFFASREFYDIYAADTSDRRLKNFFELDESGDAPRVLVKKFNQEWFNVTILHLTDLKLLRAEALAESGGDLTVAIQDINDVRERAYGSNLNNLPTGSSASQIIEAARYERRIEMFGEGDRIQQIKRRGALEGEATEVRTHPWDCNGMVIQFPISEQTTKFELNPTGGC; this comes from the coding sequence ATGAAAAAGTCATTTAGCGCAATACTAGTAGCCGGTGGCCTGCTTTTGAGTACAGGCTGCGAGAAAATTTTAGAAACTCCTCTACAAGGAACAGACCTTACTGAGGAAGAGGCTCTGCAGACCAAGCAAGACGTATTAAACGTACTGCAAAGCTGCTATGATGTTACGGCCAATGTTTACAATGGTCGCATTCAATACTTGGGAGAGCTATTAAGTGATAACCTGGCTAAGCCTCGTTCCAATGAGGATTTAACCGAGGTCTTTAATCATAATACCCTTTTCTTCAATAGCACGATTGGAGGCATTTACGCTGATCCATATATCACCGCTTTTCGTTGTAACCGTATTCTTGAGATAATAGACAATTTCGACTTTAGCACAGCCGAACGTAATGAGATTGTAGCAGAAGCCAAATTCTTGCGTGCTATCTCCCAGTGGGAAATCCTGCGTCTTTTTGCTCAACCTTATGGTTTTACGTCAAATAATGGTCACAATGGTATTATCTATAAGACCCGAACTTTTGAGGAAATTGTTGCCCGTTCTCCAGTAGGGGTAAACTACAATGAGATCATTGCTGATTTGGAATCGGCTCTCCCCAATTTAAGACCCAGCTCAGATTATTATGCCTCTCAAGATGCGGCCAATGGTTTCTTGGCAAAGATTCACTTCCAAATGGGAGATTATGCCCAGGCAGCCGTTTATGCGAATGCCGTTATTGGTAGTGGACGATATAGCTTAGGAAGCAGCATCGATCGTTTTGAAAACGATACTGTAGATGTTACCGAAGCAATCTTCAGTAATACCAGCCGTCCTGAGTTTGGTGATTTCCGCTCTTCAGGTTTCGGAAACTACCGTTCAGATTTGGCTTCTCCACCTGAGTTCTTTGCTAGCCGTGAATTCTATGATATTTACGCGGCCGATACCTCTGACCGTCGATTGAAGAACTTCTTCGAATTGGATGAGAGTGGTGATGCCCCTCGCGTATTGGTTAAGAAATTTAATCAAGAGTGGTTTAATGTAACCATCCTGCATTTAACCGATTTAAAACTTCTGCGTGCCGAAGCTTTGGCCGAAAGCGGAGGGGATTTAACAGTGGCGATTCAGGATATTAACGACGTTCGGGAAAGAGCTTATGGTTCTAATTTGAATAATTTACCTACAGGTAGTTCTGCCAGCCAAATTATTGAGGCCGCCCGTTATGAGCGTCGTATCGAAATGTTTGGAGAGGGAGACCGTATCCAGCAAATTAAACGTCGCGGTGCCCTAGAAGGCGAAGCTACGGAAGTACGCACTCACCCATGGGATTGCAATGGCATGGTAATTCAATTCCCTATATCCGAGCAAACCACGAAATTTGAACTGAACCCTACCGGAGGATGTTAA
- a CDS encoding DUF4961 domain-containing protein, with amino-acid sequence MKNLKFNTIFSLAALIFGPALSAQVSTDPPEYQDPTTELKIIVDLSQLDASLDHTQNLLDAAAAGEDMYIWTWSPAEHPAGHPLVNGVGTAPWKESNDTLRMTKEAENIYSYTMTPTEFYEVDAQTVFANDIQFLVKPKDGGGYGDPDIKSEDLTILVDPPVTTRNPAFLFPGSFEDDDLVMLYYDNKLEEVEGMQNLATDDVWFFAEATLSDSTTVKIANNAFTVGNYPQLQMTSYGDGVFKTYMVPRKFFSVAEGKTITKMTIYVMRRVFTGAGSRISYDIIAELSCE; translated from the coding sequence ATGAAGAATTTGAAGTTTAACACGATATTTTCTCTGGCTGCCCTAATATTTGGGCCTGCGCTTTCAGCTCAGGTTAGCACCGATCCGCCCGAGTATCAAGATCCTACTACAGAATTAAAAATTATTGTAGACCTCAGTCAACTGGATGCCAGTTTAGATCATACCCAGAACTTATTGGATGCTGCCGCAGCAGGGGAAGATATGTACATCTGGACTTGGAGTCCGGCCGAGCATCCCGCTGGTCACCCCTTGGTGAATGGAGTGGGCACGGCTCCTTGGAAAGAGAGTAATGACACTCTTCGCATGACTAAAGAAGCGGAGAATATTTATTCCTACACCATGACGCCTACCGAGTTTTACGAGGTAGACGCCCAAACGGTTTTTGCTAATGATATTCAGTTTTTGGTGAAGCCAAAAGATGGCGGTGGTTATGGTGATCCCGATATTAAATCGGAAGACTTAACCATATTGGTGGACCCACCCGTTACTACCCGTAATCCGGCTTTCCTTTTCCCAGGATCATTTGAAGATGATGATCTGGTGATGTTGTATTATGATAATAAATTGGAAGAGGTAGAGGGAATGCAGAACCTGGCAACTGACGATGTTTGGTTCTTCGCCGAAGCGACTTTAAGTGACAGTACTACTGTAAAGATTGCTAATAATGCCTTCACCGTTGGGAACTATCCGCAATTGCAGATGACCTCTTACGGAGACGGAGTTTTCAAAACTTATATGGTGCCACGTAAGTTCTTTAGCGTTGCGGAAGGGAAGACCATTACCAAGATGACCATTTACGTGATGCGCCGTGTATTTACCGGTGCTGGCTCACGTATTAGTTACGATATCATAGCTGAACTAAGTTGTGAATAG
- a CDS encoding efflux RND transporter periplasmic adaptor subunit, with protein sequence MKRRQWAIIGGIAILAFAVFFKNYLATSAEGKSPITRDQRKLIAYQDLKAGSVALRIPIDGPVEALNKIEIYSEVTGVVGTQSQKFKEGKGYQAGEIMLHLENSEAQSNYQSTRSNYLSLLSQVLPDIKLDYPERFDTYYQYLRELNNGNGLQSPPKESNEKLRLFLSGRNVYSAYQNAEALRVRLSKYNIEAPFDGTVTDARVESGQLVRAGQILGEFIGKGQFEMISSLSPDEARLVQIGDSVLLSSTDGRRHYTGEVFRKNEKVDPSNQRISIYIRIKADNLNDGEYLKGSLAGQEIENAMKIDRKLLIDENSLFRIQDSSLVLQKVKVLHREPQSIIIEAPDSSLRLPQSKVTGAYTGMKIRLTKNQAE encoded by the coding sequence ATGAAAAGAAGACAATGGGCCATAATCGGTGGTATTGCCATCCTGGCCTTTGCGGTGTTTTTCAAAAACTACCTCGCCACTTCCGCCGAAGGAAAAAGCCCCATCACTCGGGACCAACGAAAACTCATAGCCTACCAAGATCTAAAAGCCGGATCGGTAGCTCTACGTATCCCAATTGACGGGCCAGTAGAAGCGCTCAATAAAATTGAAATCTATTCGGAGGTAACCGGTGTTGTGGGCACTCAATCTCAGAAGTTTAAAGAGGGCAAAGGCTATCAGGCCGGAGAAATAATGCTCCACCTCGAAAACAGCGAAGCTCAAAGTAATTACCAAAGTACCCGCAGCAATTACCTCAGTTTGCTCAGCCAGGTTTTACCCGATATTAAGCTCGATTACCCCGAGCGTTTTGATACCTATTATCAATATCTACGCGAACTGAATAATGGCAATGGTCTGCAATCTCCTCCCAAGGAAAGCAATGAGAAATTACGATTGTTCCTAAGTGGCCGCAATGTGTATAGCGCTTATCAAAATGCTGAAGCCCTGCGGGTGCGCTTAAGCAAATACAATATCGAAGCTCCTTTTGATGGCACCGTAACCGACGCTCGAGTAGAGAGTGGTCAGTTAGTACGGGCCGGTCAAATCTTAGGGGAGTTTATCGGCAAGGGTCAGTTTGAAATGATCAGCAGTCTGAGTCCGGATGAAGCGCGCCTGGTGCAAATTGGGGACAGTGTTTTGCTTAGCAGTACCGATGGTCGCCGACATTATACTGGGGAGGTTTTCCGTAAAAACGAAAAGGTAGATCCCAGCAATCAAAGAATCAGTATTTACATCCGCATTAAGGCCGACAATCTCAATGACGGTGAATACTTAAAAGGATCCCTGGCCGGTCAGGAGATTGAAAATGCCATGAAGATCGACCGCAAATTGTTGATCGACGAGAATAGTCTTTTCCGTATTCAGGATAGCAGCTTGGTACTACAAAAGGTTAAGGTTTTGCACCGCGAGCCTCAGAGTATTATTATTGAAGCTCCCGACTCCAGCTTGCGTTTACCTCAAAGCAAAGTAACCGGCGCTTATACAGGCATGAAAATTCGCCTCACTAAAAATCAAGCCGAGTGA
- a CDS encoding efflux RND transporter permease subunit — MKRFLGFFIKYPVTVNVLMIASLIFGAVAWNSLNSTFFPLVPERFIVINAIYPGASPEEIEEGVVNKIEENLKGISGIDRFTSSSSENLATITVEVLRNANSKEVLDDVENAVNQIPSFPAGLEPVTVFLRENVTLSITFALQGEELSLNALKSTAREIEHELRKIDGISKVELIGLPDEEIEIAVNQKHMRAYDLSFEQIGQAVAASNLDITGGKIETEEEELLIRARYKSYEAEDLLNIVVKANPQGAAVRLADVAEVRKQFSDAPATVELNGETAVKVLINNTDSEDILITAEDIQAYVADFNAGQDVLKATVVNNRADLLSQRKALLIENGLIGVVLVLVLLSLFLNFRVAFWVAAGLPISFFGMFILATYFGVTINVISLFGMIVVVGILVDDGIVVSENIYHHYEKGKSRIQAAIDGTLEVLPAVISAVLTTMIAFSTFFYIDGRAGDFFSEMSFIVIATLGVSLIEALLILPSHIGHSKALSLSYKKNVLERKLEHGLKKMREGFYRPILNFALRYKFLTFSIAVASFLITLGALQGKLVRVSYFPFIDRDNFEVSLKMPAGTREEVTISYLDKIREAALAVNDSLRDQVPGGQDVIRMVELSTGPTTNEGKLDVILLNSEERIISSTLVVNALRDQTGPIYEAENLTFGTVGAFGKPVSVSLLSKDYSELEAVKYRLKNQMNTVADLRDIVDTDLEGVREIRLKLKEKAYLLGLNPASLMQQVRQGFFGYEVQRLQVREDEVKVWVRYDDQTRGSIYNLEEMYIRSPQGGKFPLRELADYSIERGPLTINHLDGEREIKVEADLADPNGSAPDMIAYVRDTILPPILADYPGVSVLFEGQNREAQKTMVSAQKTFPLILVLIILVITFTFRSFYQAVVIFTLIPLSLVGVAWGHYLHGIPLSIFSFLGIIALIGVIVNDSLVLVSKMNNYLKEGLEFKEAVFQAGLSRFRAILLTSATTIAGLAPLILEKSVQAQFLIPMAISLAYGILMATFLTLVLLPVLLTYLNHAKVYGLWFWRGSKPSHEEVEPAIIEMQDEEE; from the coding sequence GTGAAACGTTTCCTGGGATTTTTCATCAAATATCCGGTAACGGTAAATGTGCTGATGATCGCATCGCTGATCTTCGGTGCCGTAGCTTGGAATAGCCTTAACTCCACTTTCTTTCCGCTGGTTCCCGAGCGTTTTATCGTTATCAATGCCATTTACCCCGGTGCCTCACCTGAGGAAATTGAAGAAGGGGTAGTCAATAAAATCGAAGAAAACCTAAAAGGGATTTCGGGTATTGATCGCTTTACTTCCAGCAGCAGCGAAAACCTGGCCACCATAACGGTAGAAGTTCTTCGCAATGCCAATAGCAAAGAGGTTCTGGATGATGTAGAAAATGCGGTAAATCAAATTCCCTCCTTCCCCGCCGGATTGGAGCCTGTAACCGTATTCCTGCGCGAGAATGTCACGCTGAGTATCACCTTTGCCTTGCAAGGCGAAGAGCTCAGCTTAAATGCCTTAAAATCTACGGCCCGCGAAATTGAGCATGAGCTACGGAAAATAGACGGCATCTCCAAGGTTGAGCTAATTGGCCTTCCGGATGAAGAAATAGAAATTGCCGTTAACCAAAAGCACATGCGTGCCTACGACCTCAGCTTTGAGCAAATTGGTCAAGCGGTAGCTGCTAGCAATTTGGATATTACCGGTGGTAAAATTGAAACCGAAGAAGAGGAACTCCTCATTCGGGCACGCTACAAATCTTACGAGGCAGAAGACCTCCTCAATATCGTTGTAAAAGCTAATCCTCAGGGAGCGGCGGTGCGTTTGGCGGATGTAGCCGAGGTACGTAAACAATTTAGCGATGCCCCCGCCACCGTTGAGCTTAATGGCGAAACTGCCGTTAAAGTTTTGATCAATAATACCGATAGTGAAGACATCCTCATTACCGCCGAAGATATACAGGCTTATGTAGCGGACTTTAATGCTGGTCAGGATGTTTTAAAAGCCACGGTAGTAAATAATCGCGCAGACCTGCTTTCGCAACGTAAAGCCCTGCTTATCGAAAACGGTTTGATTGGGGTGGTACTGGTATTGGTGCTGCTGAGTTTATTCCTCAATTTCCGAGTGGCATTTTGGGTTGCCGCGGGTTTACCTATTTCCTTCTTTGGGATGTTCATTTTGGCTACCTATTTCGGAGTAACCATCAATGTGATTTCCCTTTTCGGGATGATTGTAGTTGTGGGGATCCTTGTGGATGATGGTATTGTGGTAAGCGAAAACATTTACCATCATTACGAAAAAGGAAAAAGTCGCATACAGGCTGCTATTGATGGTACCCTGGAGGTATTGCCAGCGGTAATCTCAGCGGTATTAACCACCATGATCGCCTTCTCCACCTTCTTTTATATTGATGGTAGAGCCGGTGATTTCTTTTCCGAAATGTCCTTCATTGTAATTGCCACTTTGGGGGTATCACTAATAGAAGCACTGTTAATCTTACCCTCTCATATCGGGCATTCCAAAGCCTTGAGCTTATCCTACAAAAAGAATGTTCTGGAGCGTAAATTGGAGCATGGATTAAAGAAGATGCGGGAAGGCTTTTACCGTCCTATTCTCAATTTCGCGCTCCGTTATAAATTTCTCACCTTCAGTATTGCCGTGGCTTCCTTCCTCATTACGCTGGGAGCTTTGCAGGGCAAACTGGTACGGGTAAGCTATTTCCCCTTTATCGATCGCGATAATTTTGAGGTAAGCCTTAAAATGCCGGCGGGTACTCGGGAGGAGGTTACGATCTCCTATCTCGATAAGATTCGTGAAGCGGCTTTAGCGGTAAACGACAGTTTAAGGGATCAAGTGCCTGGCGGACAGGATGTAATTCGCATGGTAGAGCTCAGCACGGGCCCCACTACCAATGAAGGGAAACTGGATGTGATTCTGCTAAATAGCGAGGAACGAATCATTAGCAGTACTCTGGTGGTAAATGCCCTGCGAGACCAAACCGGTCCGATCTATGAGGCCGAAAATCTAACCTTCGGAACCGTGGGTGCCTTTGGTAAGCCAGTATCCGTATCGCTATTAAGTAAGGACTACAGCGAGTTGGAAGCGGTAAAATATCGGCTTAAAAACCAAATGAATACCGTGGCCGATTTAAGAGATATCGTAGACACTGACCTTGAGGGTGTGCGCGAAATCCGACTTAAGCTGAAGGAAAAAGCCTATCTCCTAGGACTTAACCCTGCTAGCTTAATGCAGCAGGTGCGACAAGGCTTTTTCGGCTACGAGGTACAACGTCTACAAGTACGCGAAGATGAAGTGAAGGTTTGGGTTCGCTACGATGATCAAACTCGTGGCTCTATCTACAACCTCGAAGAAATGTACATCCGTTCCCCTCAGGGAGGAAAATTCCCCCTGCGTGAACTGGCCGACTATAGCATTGAAAGGGGTCCCCTTACCATCAACCACCTCGATGGCGAAAGAGAGATTAAAGTAGAAGCCGATTTAGCAGACCCTAATGGCTCAGCACCGGATATGATTGCCTATGTGCGCGACACTATTTTACCACCCATCTTAGCGGATTACCCCGGAGTATCCGTGCTCTTCGAAGGACAAAATCGTGAGGCACAGAAAACCATGGTATCCGCCCAAAAAACCTTCCCATTAATTCTGGTATTGATCATCCTGGTGATCACCTTTACCTTCCGGAGTTTCTATCAGGCGGTGGTGATCTTTACCTTGATTCCATTGAGTTTGGTAGGGGTAGCCTGGGGTCATTATTTACATGGAATTCCCCTAAGTATCTTCTCCTTCCTTGGGATTATTGCTCTGATTGGAGTAATCGTGAACGACAGCCTGGTATTGGTAAGTAAGATGAATAATTACCTAAAGGAAGGCTTGGAATTTAAGGAAGCCGTTTTCCAGGCGGGTCTTTCTCGCTTTAGGGCGATTCTCTTAACCAGTGCCACCACCATTGCCGGTTTAGCGCCTTTAATTTTAGAGAAGAGTGTGCAGGCCCAATTCCTGATTCCGATGGCCATTTCCCTAGCCTATGGTATTCTGATGGCTACCTTCTTAACTCTGGTATTATTACCCGTATTACTGACCTATTTAAATCACGCCAAGGTTTACGGACTTTGGTTCTGGAGAGGCAGCAAACCCAGTCATGAAGAGGTTGAACCCGCTATAATCGAAATGCAAGATGAAGAAGAATAG
- a CDS encoding DUF5004 domain-containing protein, whose translation MKKLLSLGLLALAISACRPEPFKEIGAPYSVITGINGNWDLEMVEVEDRSFPQWETLEFTDFFLDNPVSINFNSNDNTYAISANSLDGLPFSSLNGTYAFDDPEYPENLYLISTDGDTSTVGMGNMVRAIDPNMIFEELKNKCDAEYARYIYTFKRSN comes from the coding sequence ATGAAGAAATTACTCAGCCTTGGCCTTTTGGCCCTAGCCATAAGCGCTTGTCGCCCGGAGCCCTTCAAAGAAATTGGTGCTCCCTACTCGGTGATAACCGGAATTAATGGAAACTGGGATCTGGAAATGGTAGAGGTAGAAGACCGCTCTTTCCCCCAGTGGGAAACTTTGGAATTCACCGACTTTTTCCTGGATAATCCCGTGTCCATTAACTTCAATTCTAATGACAATACTTACGCGATCAGCGCTAATTCCTTAGACGGACTACCCTTTAGCTCCCTCAACGGAACTTATGCCTTTGATGATCCGGAATATCCAGAGAATCTTTACTTAATCAGTACCGACGGTGATACCAGTACTGTAGGAATGGGAAATATGGTTCGCGCCATTGATCCTAACATGATTTTCGAAGAGCTGAAAAACAAGTGCGATGCGGAATATGCCCGCTATATCTACACCTTTAAACGCAGTAACTAG
- a CDS encoding TolC family protein, whose protein sequence is MKKNSLLLILALFAAQAQAQSDTLALSEAVRIALEQNLDIRVAQQSQRIADKQENWGQAGFLPNVSANAAYSYSQTDVQQQLAVGSDTSGAPAPIREFNDAVAENYSAGINASYVLFDGLGRINNLQKLQLQKEQSEVQLRFTIENTLLQVFSAYFNLAQQSEQVDIARESVKLSLKRYQRAETALELGSQSRLEALSAQVDLRRDSVALFNAQNSLEKGLRELNRLLNFPIDTSYAFETQLDYRSDLIFGSLLTEAMQNNAALIQAQIARDINRKNLNIAWSDRLPEIAANAGYSYSRQDNEGGFLRFTQNTGWNYGLSAQWNIFSSYRSQTAVEVARIAIFQSELSQEKAKQQVQTDLANAWLDYTNARKVLDLERRNLKVALINFERSEEAYALGNITNVQLREAQLNYISTKASLNSLRYQLKLAEIELQRVAGVLMQNTP, encoded by the coding sequence ATGAAGAAGAATAGCCTCCTATTAATCTTAGCGCTTTTCGCGGCACAGGCTCAGGCCCAAAGCGACACGCTGGCCTTAAGTGAAGCAGTACGCATAGCCTTGGAGCAAAACCTCGATATCCGCGTGGCTCAGCAAAGTCAACGTATAGCCGACAAGCAAGAGAATTGGGGCCAGGCGGGTTTCTTACCCAATGTTAGTGCCAATGCTGCCTACAGCTATTCTCAAACCGATGTACAACAGCAATTGGCGGTGGGCAGTGATACCAGTGGCGCACCTGCTCCCATCCGTGAATTTAACGATGCGGTTGCCGAAAATTACAGCGCCGGAATCAATGCCAGCTATGTACTCTTTGATGGATTAGGTCGAATTAACAATCTGCAAAAGCTGCAATTGCAAAAAGAGCAAAGTGAAGTACAATTGCGCTTTACCATCGAAAACACCCTCTTGCAGGTGTTCAGTGCCTATTTCAATTTGGCGCAGCAAAGTGAGCAGGTAGACATTGCTAGGGAATCCGTTAAGCTTTCGCTGAAGCGATACCAAAGAGCAGAAACCGCCCTGGAATTAGGGTCCCAGAGTCGTCTGGAGGCCTTGAGTGCTCAGGTCGACTTACGTCGTGATAGTGTAGCTCTCTTCAATGCACAGAACAGCCTGGAGAAAGGTCTGCGCGAATTGAATAGACTGCTCAATTTTCCCATTGATACCAGCTATGCCTTTGAAACCCAATTGGACTATCGCAGTGATTTGATCTTTGGCAGCTTACTTACGGAGGCCATGCAAAACAATGCTGCTTTAATTCAAGCGCAAATTGCCCGCGACATTAACCGTAAAAACCTCAACATTGCCTGGAGTGATCGTTTGCCAGAAATTGCTGCTAATGCAGGATATTCCTACAGCAGACAGGATAATGAGGGAGGTTTTTTACGCTTTACCCAAAATACAGGTTGGAATTATGGCCTGAGTGCACAATGGAATATCTTTAGCTCCTATCGCTCCCAAACCGCAGTGGAAGTGGCTCGCATTGCTATCTTCCAATCAGAATTAAGTCAGGAAAAAGCCAAACAACAGGTGCAAACCGACTTAGCCAATGCTTGGCTCGACTATACCAATGCCCGCAAGGTTTTAGATCTGGAGCGACGTAATCTAAAAGTAGCGCTGATCAATTTTGAGCGTAGTGAAGAAGCTTATGCCTTAGGGAATATTACCAATGTGCAATTACGTGAAGCGCAGCTCAATTACATCAGCACCAAAGCCTCCTTAAACAGCCTGCGCTATCAACTTAAATTAGCAGAGATCGAATTGCAGAGGGTTGCAGGAGTATTGATGCAAAATACCCCATAA